One part of the Coffea eugenioides isolate CCC68of chromosome 10, Ceug_1.0, whole genome shotgun sequence genome encodes these proteins:
- the LOC113748787 gene encoding signal recognition particle 43 kDa protein, chloroplastic-like, whose translation MDALFLNSPVPTLKLSSKLAIFRPTISVSVSKLPISSSFSASATLQNQQRQQEDEKQVLPAVQEFEDYNQDETYGEVNKILGSRKTSLPNGAQVMEYLIEWKDDHTLTWVPSEFIAKDVIAEFETPWWTAAKKADEAALKSLIEAGDGRDVDAVDEDERTALLFVSGLGSEDCVKLLAGAGADLDYQDKNGFTALHIAAGYVKPGAVKVLVGLGAHPEEEDDRGRTPLDLAREILKVTPRLQFARRLGLESVINILEGEIFEYAEVQEILERRGKGDKVEYLVKWKDGEDNEWVKAGLVAEDLIKDFEAGLEYAVAECILDRRESADEGGKKEFLVKWTDTDEPTWEPEENVDPLLIQAYEKIDQNGNGMSS comes from the coding sequence ATGGACGCTCTCTTCCTTAACTCACCCGTCCCAACCCTCAAACTCTCCAGTAAACTCGCCATTTTCAGACCCACCATTTCCGTCTCCGTTTCCAAGCTTCCCATTTCCTCTTCCTTCTCAGCCTCAGCCACGCTTCAAAACCAACAACGGCAGCAAGAAGACGAAAAACAGGTCCTTCCGGCGGTGCAAGAATTCGAGGACTACAACCAAGATGAAACCTACGGGGAAGTTAACAAGATCCTGGGCAGCAGGAAAACCTCTCTCCCAAACGGGGCCCAAGTCATGGAATACTTAATTGAGTGGAAAGACGATCATACCCTCACGTGGGTCCCATCCGAATTCATAGCTAAAGACGTCATAGCCGAATTCGAGACCCCGTGGTGGACGGCGGCTAAGAAAGCCGACGAAGCAGCGCTCAAGAGCCTCATCGAAGCCGGCGACGGACGTGACGTCGATGCTGTCGACGAGGACGAAAGAACGGCTCTGTTGTTCGTGTCGGGGCTCGGCTCGGAGGATTGCGTCAAGTTGTTAGCTGGAGCCGGAGCCGACTTGGATTATCAGGATAAGAACGGCTTCACGGCTTTACATATTGCGGCTGGGTATGTGAAGCCGGGGGCCGTTAAGGTGCTGGTCGGATTGGGTGCGCATCCCGAGGAGGAAGACGATAGAGGACGGACGCCGTTGGATTTGGCGCGAGAGATTTTAAAAGTGACGCCGAGATTGCAATTTGCGAGAAGATTAGGGTTAGAGAGTGTAATTAATATTTTGGAAGGGGAAATATTCGAGTACGCGGAGGTGCAGGAGATATTGGAGAGGAGAGGGAAAGGTGATAAAGTGGAgtatttggtcaaatggaagGACGGCGAGGATAATGAGTGGGTCAAAGCTGGATTAGTGGCAGAGGATTTGATTAAAGATTTTGAGGCTGGGTTGGAATATGCTGTGGCCGAGTGTATTCTTGATAGGAGAGAATCAGCAGATGAGGGTGGGAAGAAAGAGTTTTTAGTTAAGTGGACGGATACAGATGAGCCCACGTGGGAGCCTGAGGAAAATGTGGACCCTCTTTTGATTCAAGCCTATGAGAAGATTGATCAAAATGGCAATGGAATGAGTTCATAA